The stretch of DNA ATTGTTCTTTATTTTTGTATATTAAATTTCTATCAATAGCACCCTAATCGAAATCTATAAAAAATACTCTCAAGTCTTATTTTCAGTGACATTATGGAAATACAATTTGAGCGCATGGATGAAGAGCATAGAACGGACGTAATAGATATTTTTAACTATTATATTGAAAATGGATTTGCGGCATATCCTGATAATAAACTCCCATATGAATTTTATGACATGTTCCTTATAATTACAAAGGATTACCCTGCAGTAGTAATTAAATCCGATAAAAATGAAGTGATAGGATTTGGATTTATCCATTCTTATAGTCCTTTTTCAGTATTTAATGAAACTGCAGAGATATCTTATTTTATTAAGGAAGAGGCAACTGGTCAAGGAATTGGTAAAAAGACTTTAGATTATATAGAATCAGAAGCAAAAAAAATGAACATATCTAACATATTGGCTAGCATCTCTTCGCTAAACGAGGGAAGTATAAATTTTCACAAGAAAAATGGATTTAAAGAATGTGGAAGATTTGTAAAGATTGGTAAGAAATTTGGTAAACACTTTGATGTAGTATGGATGCAAAAAATACTATAATTTTTAAATTATTCTTTTCTTGATTTTATTCTATCATATTTATAAGTGGAACTATTACTTGGATATCTGGTGCCCGAATGAAATGTCCTATGTGCGGATTTGAGACAGATTTGACTTACTGTCCTAACTGTGGTATGTATCCCTTAGAGCAAGATACAGTTAAATGCGCTTCATGTGGGAATGAGAACAGGAAAGGACTATTTTATTGCTCTAAATGTGGGTCACCTTTACTGTCATATGCGGGCAGCAATACTTCAAATATTGGAAAGGACAATAATACAGAAGACTATTTCCAAATAATTGAAAGAGAAGAGGCCCCAAAAAAGAAGATCAAGGCAATAACTTCAATCCTTCTGGGGGCCATGCTATTTCTCGCTATTTTTTACTATATCGGGTTAGTAAATAATCCCAACAGCCCGTTGGAGGGACAACTTTCACAGTCTTATAATGCAATAATCACAACAAAGATTACAAATATAGATGCTGAAGTAGGCGAAACAAAGCTGTGGATGGCATTGCCCGTTAACTGTGGAACACAGCAAGATGTAACGATAGTAAGTATAGATCCAGAGCCAGACCAAATTATTTTGGCGAAAGATGCATGCACAAAAATAGGTTACTGGGATCTTAACGGTTCACTAACCGCAAATTCTTCCATTACAATTATACAAAATATTAATTTTACCGCATATCCTTTCACGACTTCAATCGACCCTTCTAAAATTGAACCCTATGATTATTCTTTAGAGTTGTATAAAGAATACACAAAACCAAGCCAGAGAGTGGAGTCGGATGACCCTGAAATTGCTGCAATGGCAAAAAGGGTAGTGGGAAATGAAACTAATCCCT from Methanofastidiosum sp. encodes:
- a CDS encoding GNAT family N-acetyltransferase produces the protein MEIQFERMDEEHRTDVIDIFNYYIENGFAAYPDNKLPYEFYDMFLIITKDYPAVVIKSDKNEVIGFGFIHSYSPFSVFNETAEISYFIKEEATGQGIGKKTLDYIESEAKKMNISNILASISSLNEGSINFHKKNGFKECGRFVKIGKKFGKHFDVVWMQKIL
- a CDS encoding lasso peptide biosynthesis protein — encoded protein: MKCPMCGFETDLTYCPNCGMYPLEQDTVKCASCGNENRKGLFYCSKCGSPLLSYAGSNTSNIGKDNNTEDYFQIIEREEAPKKKIKAITSILLGAMLFLAIFYYIGLVNNPNSPLEGQLSQSYNAIITTKITNIDAEVGETKLWMALPVNCGTQQDVTIVSIDPEPDQIILAKDACTKIGYWDLNGSLTANSSITIIQNINFTAYPFTTSIDPSKIEPYDYSLELYKEYTKPSQRVESDDPEIAAMAKRVVGNETNPYKKANLIYGWVVKNITYEIQDQELGARYAFYNKKGDCTEFATLFVAMCRSQEIPARLVHGYLYTSDTSAAHMWAEFYLPPYGWIPADPTGDHTTKSRFFFARLGSNVLILSKGNVGISPNYPENNSFAFSYIAHYKSYNSGKLIFENNPEIKKIS